A genome region from Carassius carassius chromosome 23, fCarCar2.1, whole genome shotgun sequence includes the following:
- the LOC132101733 gene encoding regulator of G-protein signaling 9-binding protein-like, with protein sequence MGKDECKTMLDALNKVTACYRHLVIALGSTSDSQNLREELKKTRNKAQELAVANRTKLTALLKDKNISKDDRAEYERLWVLFTSSVELLEVDMKRSLEIGQDFPLKVPTRHLIQTGMTGSTTTVAARAMSVQNMKYEADANIDTVDLKELETEIAQVDQMMEEMEMKVQVAPWAVEAKQEAGAELKSTVSVGNSSVGVISICEEEPKETVEGETGLMKVFAVIIFTAVLLIAGILGYLVINL encoded by the coding sequence ATGGGCAAAGACGAATGCAAGACCATGTTGGATGCGCTCAACAAAGTCACAGCTTGCTACAGGCATCTGGTCATTGCTTTGGGGAGCACATCTGATTCCCAAAACCTCAGAGAGGAGCTCAAAAAGACCCGAAACAAAGCCCAGGAGCTGGCTGTGGCCAACAGGACTAAACTCACGGCTCTTCTGAAGGACAAGAACATCAGTAAAGATGATCGAGCCGAATATGAGCGCCTCTGGGTGCTCTTCACCAGCAGCGTGGAGCTCCTGGAGGTGGACATGAAACGGTCCTTGGAGATCGGACAGGATTTTCCTCTTAAAGTGCCAACGAGACACCTCATCCAGACAGGAATGACGGGCAGCACCACCACCGTGGCGGCTCGAGCCATGAGCGTTCAAAACATGAAGTACGAAGCAGACGCGAACATCGACACCGTGGACCTCAAAGAGCTGGAGACCGAGATCGCTCAGGTGGACCAGATGATGGAGGAGATGGAGATGAAGGTCCAGGTGGCCCCGTGGGCAGTCGAGGCGAAGCAAGAGGCAGGAGCTGAGCTGAAATCCACTGTCAGCGTTGGGAATTCATCGGTTGGTGTCATCTCCATCTGTGAGGAGGAACCCAAAGAAACTGTGGAAGGAGAAACTGGGCTGATGAAAGTATTTGCAGTGATCATTTTCACCGCGGTTTTGCTCATAGCTGGAATTCTGGGGTATCTGGTGATTAATCTATAA
- the LOC132101990 gene encoding uncharacterized protein LOC132101990, giving the protein MMSSAVVLNLLLLVSIALAEHHYGGSVTFSPKGANADGSMRVEFRFKRTYDWCTSSWWFCASGNCGYESSSVEGQIDRSSNGRSGYTNSWCQSENVVTRNIHGNTPFDLQDSSCCWVPTVNGVGSWFFKAHVDLGIRADTNQPNRSPVTTTLQLLRVPQNCPRKYHLIAYDPDGDQVRCRYGAQQYSECATCDQPSGFQLDQRACTLDYSYASTTGVYGFELIVEDFPRKHTTLAYTDGSSSYRCSLSGGRHRRSINVTPYPWYYQSYTTVPWWQQTTPSQWWLWWQNQQSTTAAPTTTPWWWWQQQYTTAASPTSAQWWWWLQTTTTTTTTEPPQEYTTSMTSHQRSYEPFSKLPLQFSLLVDSAAPSCTEGHYIPHFVSPTPRNGDEIQATPLSEVEIRVKAAAAYATVTDVIISGPLNITKHALSTGEYAIRWTPMRNDLGDHFPVCFIAESMSGSSVYQSEMRCVIITVGRQTVNANVICTANNMVVEIEQLHSVGLHKDYLRLNDPACTLDSNGTHVLANFSLNACGTMIEEDEEFIIFKNEIFSTDDPNSIITRKHEVEIAFSCRYEKKNNISLQFTARRHITTITEKGFGTLTYSFGLFKTANYLTEIDVTAYPAEYELGEMIYMQIESQSTINNTELFVESCVATPYNDPNYQTPYTIIQNGCILDETVEFYTSHEPMVRFGLQAFQFIGMHEQVFLSCSVILCEANNPNTRCSQGCISSTVAPPAHHHHRREAPIQTGSHLVSQGPLRLKRSVEEHEVSSTVLNLNLVFIVGCLLAAVGMVCGVLIYRTRRSDVKYQALKSDEI; this is encoded by the exons ATGATGTCCTCAGCTGTGGTGTTGAATCTTCTGCTTCTGGTGTCCATTGCTTTAGCAGAACACCACTATGGAGGCTCGGTGACCTTCAGCCCTAAAGGAGCCAATGCAGATGGGAGCATGAGG GTTGAGTTTCGATTCAAGCGAACCTATGACTGGTGTACGTCTAGTTGGTGGTTCTGCGCCTCTGGAAATTGTGGCTATGAATCCAGCAGTGTAGAAGGTCAAATCGATAGAAGCTCTAACGGCAGAAGTGGTTACACCAACAGCTGGTGCCAATCAGAGAATGTTGTCACAAGAAACATCCATGGAAACACACCCTTTGATCTGCA GGACTCCTCGTGCTGCTGGGTGCCTACAGTCAATGGTGTTGGTTCGTGGTTCTTCAAAGCACATGTAGATCTAGGCATAAGGGCTGATACCAATCAACCCAACCGTTCACCTGTCACCACTACTTTACAGCTTCTACG TGTACCCCAAAACTGTCCTCGTAAATATCATCTGATAGCCTATGACCCAGATGGTGACCAGGTCAGATGTAGATATGGAGCTCAGCAGTATTCTGAATGTGCCACATGTGACCAGCCAAGTGGTTTCCAACTAGATCAA CGTGCCTGCACACTGGACTACAGCTATGCCTCCACAACAGGCGTCTACGGATTTGAGCTGATTGTGGAGGATTTCCCCAGGAAACACACCACTCTGGCTTATACTGATGGCTCCAGCTCTTACAGATGCTCTCTTAGTGGTGGAAGACACCGAAGGTCAATTAATGTGACACCGTACCCCTGGTATTACCAAAGTTACACAACTGTACCATGGTGGCAACAAACTACTCCCTCACAATGGTGGTTGTGGTGGCAAAACCAGCAGTCGACCACCGCTGCACCTACAACTACTCCATGGTGGTGGTGGCAACAGCAATACACAACCGCTGCTTCACCTACATCGGCCCAATGGTGGTGGTGGCTGCAGACCACAACCACAACTACAACAACAGAACCACCTCAAGAGTACACAACTTCCATGACTTCACATCAGCGATCTTACGAACCTTTCAGCAAGCTCCCTCTGCAATTCAGTCTTCTCG TTGATTCAGCTGCTCCTTCCTGCACTGAGGGACATTACATACCTCACTTTGTGTCACCAACGCCACGAAATGGAGATGAAATCCAAGCTACGCCACTCAGTGAAGTGGAAATCCGGGTTAAGGCTGCAGCAGCTTATGCAAC GGTTACTGATGTCATTATCAGCGGTCCTTTGAACATAACTAAGCATGCTTTGAGCACTGGAGAGTATGCAATCAGATGGACACCAATGAGGAACGACCTCGGCGATCATTTTCCCGTGTGTTTCATTGCTGAGAGCATGAGCGG AAGCAGCGTTTATCAGTCTGAAATGAGATGTGTCATCATCACCGTTGGACGCCAAACTG TGAATGCAAATGTGATTTGCACTGCAAACAACATGGTCGTTGAAATTGAGCAGCTGCACTCCGTCGGGCTCCACAAGGACTATCTGCGACTCAATGATCCTGCCTGCACTTTGGACTCAAACGGCACTCATGTGTTGGCAAACTTCTCCCTCAATGCTTGTGGTACCATGATTGAG GAGGATGAAGAGTTCATCATTTTCAAGAATGAAATTTTCTCAACTGATGACCCGAACAGCATCATAACCAGAAAGCACGAGGTGGAGATTGCGTTCTCCTGTCGTTACGAGAAGAAAAACAACATCTCACTGCAGTTCACCGCACGGAGACACATAACCACCATCACAGAGAAAGGCTTTGGTACCCTCACCTACAGCTTCGGACTCTTCAAAACAGCAAACTACCTCACAGAAATAGACGTGACTGCATATCCGGCAGAGTATGAGCTTGGGGAGATGATTTACATGCAGATTGAATCCCAGTCTACAATCAACAACACCGAGCTTTTTGTCGAATCCTGTGTCGCGACACCATACAATGACCCCAACTACCAAACACCCTACACAATTATCCAAAACGG GTGCATATTGGATGAAACGGTTGAGTTCTACACAAGCCACGAGCCAATGGTCCGCTTCGGCCTGCAAGCCTTCCAGTTCATCGGAATGCATGAGCAG GTGTTCCTCAGCTGTTCGGTGATTCTGTGCGAGGCCAACAATCCCAACACCCGCTGCTCTCAGGGTTGCATCAGCAGCACAGTCGCTCCACCGGCCCACCACCATCACAGAAGAGAGGCTCCCATCCAGACCGGCAGTCACTTAGTCTCCCAGGGTCCCCTGCGGCTGAAGAGGAGCGTAGAGGAGCATGAAG TGTCCTCCACAGTCTTGAACCTGAATCTGGTTTTCATTGTGGGATGTCTCCTTGCAGCTGTTGGCATGGTGTGTGGTGTTCTCATCTACAGAACCAGGAGATCAGACGTCAAATATCAGGCTCTTAAATCAGATGAAATTTAA